The genomic interval GCCGCCACCATGCCGCCATGCGCCAGGACCGGCTCGCGCGGCAAGTCGAGGTCGGCGGACCATTCCGACAGCCGCGCGCGGGCGATGGACACGGCGAGGAAATGGCAGCCCGGCCCAACATAGCGGTCGCGGTGGACGGTCTGGAGCGGATTGAAGATCAGGACGGGCTCGGCGGAGACGACGGGAGCGTCACGGGCCGCGGTGACATAGCCCGGATCGAGCGCCAGCACGAAATGGGCGTCCTCGCCGTGGCAATGCTCGGCGACCCGGTCGGGCGGGATCGTGGCCTGGCGCAACGCCGCTTCTATTCCCGGCGCCGCGACGGCGCAGGAGCGGGAGCCGAAGAACCGGGCGGCGGCGAGATGGAGCATGCCACGTCCAAGATAGGCGGGCGGCGTCCGCTGGCAAGTGTGACGCTGGCGTCATTTTCATTGACTTTTAGGGGATGCCCGCTATATTGACGGGATCGTCATTCATTCCGCCCGTCGAGCCATTCGGAGATCGCCATGGTCCAGATCACCAAAGACAACGCCTATGACGCGGTGGCGCCCGACGATTTCCCCGCGATGCTGAACCCCGCGCGCTACAATGTGCGCTCGACCGCCTTCGACAAGATCATCAGCGCGACCCACGACCATTTCTGGGATCCGCTCGACAAGAAATACATCGACTTCGGCGCGCCCTATGACGCGACCGAGAAGATGATCATGCCGGAGAATTTCTTCCCGATCTTCCACACCCGCATCGGCGATACGATGACGCGCGAACAGAAGATCAAATTCGCCAACGAGGCGACGCGCTGGCAGCTTTCCGCCATCCTGCATGGCGAGCAGGGCGCACTCGCGCTCTCGGCCTCGCTTTGCCACATCCTGCGCGATCCGGGCGCCCAAGAATACGCCGCCAACCAGACGCGCGAGGAAGCCCGCCACGTCACCGCCTTCGCCGCCTATATCAAGTCGCGCTGGGGCACGCCGCTGCCCTGCGGCCCGACGCTGCAGTCGCTGCTGACCGAAATGGTCGGCGCGCCGGAGGTCTATAAGAAGATCGTCGGCATGCAGATGCTGGTCGAAGGCCTCGCCATGGGCGCCTTCGCGACGCTCTATCAGAACGCGCAGGACCCTTTGTTGGTCAAGCTATGTCAACTTGTGATGACCGACGAGGCGTTCCACCACAAATTCGGCAAGATCTGGGCCGACCGGACGATCCCCAAGCTTTCGAAGGACGAGCAGGCGCTGGTCGAGGACTGGGCGGCGCAGTGCTTCCAGACGCTGCTGTTCAACCTCATCAACGCCGAGCAGATGCAGACGGTCTATGACAGCGTCGGCATCGACTGGCAGGACGCGCGCGCCGCGATCATGGAGGCCTTCACCGACGACGACCGCCGCGAAGGCATGAAGCAGTCGGCCAACATCTTCCGCGTGCTGATCAAGACGCTGCTCAACGCCGGCATCATCACCGAGCGCACCAAGGCGTTCTACGGCATGTATGTCGACATGGACGAGCTGAAGAAGGAAGGCGACCGCATGGTCGGCGACGACATCGCCGAGGAGGGCATCAGATACCTCCAGACCATCAACTTCGCCGACCGCTCCAAGGGCGGCGAGCTGCTCGCGGCGGAGTAAGCCGGCACATTCCAGCCATGCGCGAAAGGGCGGTTCGAAAGAGCCGCCCTTTTGTTTTAGGGTCGCGCCATGGACAGGCGGTTCGACGACGGCAGCGCGGGCGATGCGGATTACGGCGCCATCGGCCCCGGCTATGCGGATTTCCGCCGGCCCGAGCCGCGCATCGCGGCATTCCTCCATGCGGCGCTGGGCGATGCGAAGACCGTGCTGAATGTCGGCGCGGGCGCCGGCTCCTATGAACCGTCCGACCGGATCGTGACTGCCGTGGAACCCTCAGCCCAGATGCGGGCGCAGCGGCCGGCGCACCTGCCGCGCGCCATCGATGCGGTCGCCGAGAAGCTGCCCTTCGCGGACGGTGCGTTCGATGCCGCGATGACGACCTTCTCGGTGCATCAATGGCCGGACCTCGCCGCGGGCCTGAAGGAGGTGCGGCGCGTGACGCGCGGGCCGGTGGCGGTCATGACCGGCGATCCCGAACGGCTCGATTGTTTCTGGCTGAACGACTATGCGCCGGAGGTGATCGCGACCGAGGCGCGCCGCTATCCGCCGGTCGCGGCCTTCGCGCCGCTCGGCGGCCGCATTGAAGCGATGAACATCCCCATCCCGCTCGACTGCAGCGACGGCTTCAACGAAGCCTATTACGGGCGGCCCGAAATGCTGCTCGATCCGAAGGCGCGACGGGCCTGCTCGGCCTGGAGCTTCGTCGCCTCCGAGGCAGTGGCGCGGTTCGAGCGCGACCTGGCGCGCGATCTCGCCAGCGGCGCCTGGGACGCGAAGCATGGCGCGCTGCGCGCCACGCCGGTCTTTCACGGCTCCCTCCTCTTGATAGTATCGCGGCCATGAGCATTGGAAGTGAGAGGGGGCGCCGCGCCAGGCTGGAAGAGGCCGAAGCAAAAGGACTGGCGCTGTTCGACGCCATCGAGCGCGAAGGCCTGATCGTGCCCGGCAAGCGCGAGGACGAGCTGAGCGCGGAGATCCACGCCCTCGCCCGCGACCGCTTCGGCGTGAAAGCGCATTGGCACAAGCGCATCGTGCGCGCGGGGCCGAACACGGTGTGCATCTTCTCCGACGATCCGCCGGTGCACACGATAGCGGAAGACGACCTGGTCTATCTCGATCTCGGCCCGGTGATCGCGGATTGGGAAGCCGATCTCGGCCGGACCTATGCGCTGGGACGCGATCCGCAAAAGACGGCGCTGGTCGCCGACCTGCCGCGCCTGTTCGACATCGTGGCCGCGCACTACCACGCCGCGCCCGACATCACCTGCGAGGCGCTCTATGCCTTCGCGCAGAAGACGGCCGAGGCGGCCGGCTGGCTGTTCGGCGGCGAGATCGCCGGCCACACGATCCAGGGCCGCTTTCCGCATCCGCCGGTGCCCCGCGCCGGACGGCTGATCGCGGCGGGCAACGCCAGCCGCATGCGCGACCCCGACGCCAAAGGCGAGGAGCGGCACTGGATCCTGGAGATCCATCTGGTCGACAAGGCGCGAACCTTCGGCGGGTTCTATGAGCGGCTTTTGTAGGTCGATTGACTCTTTCGTTCCCGAAGTGTTCCATCCCGATATGGCACTCGTCTCGACGGCAAATGCGGCGGAGGTGGCGCGCGGCGTCAGCCGGCTGCTGCTGCAACTGGGCTTCAGCCCGATCCTGGAATTCACCCTCGCCAACGGCCGTCGGCTCGACGTCGCCGCGCTGGGCGCCGACGGGACCCTGCTCGGCGTGGAGATCAAGGTGGCCCTCGCCGACCTGCGCGGCGACACCAAATGGCCCGACTATCTGGAGTTCTGCGAGCACTTCTATTTCGCCATCCCGCCGGATTTCCCCGACGAGCATGTGCCGCCGGGCACCGGCCTGATCGTCGCCGACAAATATGGCGGCGCCATCGTGCGGCACGCGACGCCGGCGCCGGTGCATGCCAGCCGGCGCAAGGCGGTCATGCTGCGCTTCGCCAAGGTCGCGGCCGACCGTCTCGCCACCCTGCTCGAATTCGCGGAAGACCCGCGCCAGCCTGCGGTGCTGCCCGATGCCGGTCACTAAGGCCGATCTGAAGAGGATCGCGCTGTCCTTTCCCGGCGCGCGGGAGGAACCGTCCTACGGCCGGCCCGCCTTCAAGATCGAGAAGAAATTCTTCACCCGGCTGCGCCGCGAGGACGATTCCATCGTCTGGGTCGTCGATTCGATCGACGAGCGCGACCACCTGCTCGAAATGGACCCAAAGACCTATTTCATCACCGACCACTACAAGAACCATCCCAGCGTGCTGGTGCGCATCGCCCGCATCGACAAGCCCATGCTGCGCAAGATGCTGGAGCGCCGCTGGCGCGCGGTGGCGCCGAAGAAGCTGATCAGGGCGGTCGAAGAGGCGTCGGCGAAGACGCTTCGTACGGGCGCGGCGGCGAGGAGGAAACGTTGAGGCAGTCCGTCCTTCTGGACTCGTTTCCTGATTGTCATTCCCGCGCAGGCGGGAATCCAGACGCGGCTGCTCGCCCGGTCGCTGGATGCCCGCCTGCGCGGGCATGACAGGCGTAGTTTGAGGGGCTATCTCAGCCTAACGCGGGCTGCGCTTCGCCAGGATGCGCTGCAGCGTGCGGCGGTGCATGTTGAGGCGGCGTGCCGTCTCCGACACGTTGTGGCCGCACAATTCGTAGACCCGCTGGATGTGTTCCCAGCGCACGCGATCCGCCGACATCGGATTCTCCGGCGGCTTGGGCTTGGAGCCGGGCTGCGCCATCAGCGCGGCCAGGATGTCGTCGGCATCGGCCGGCTTGGGCAGGTAGTCGATGGCGCCGTATTTCACCGCCGCGACGGCGGTCGCGATATTGCCGAAGCCGGTCAGCACCACGACGCGGCTGTCGGGCCGCACGACATGCAGCGTCTCCACCACGTCGAGCCCGTTGCCGTCGTCGAGCTTGAGATCCACCACCGCATAGGCCGGCGGCGCTTCCTTGGCGCGCGCCTTGCCCTCGGCCACGCCCTCGGCGATCATCACGGTGAAGCCGCGCGCTTCCATGGCGCGGGCCAGCCGCTCGCGCAGAGGGCGGTCGTCCTCGACCAGGAGCAGGGTCTTTTCGTCGCCGCTCATATTTTGCCTTTGATGTTGCCTTCAGGGGTTCTTGGCTGGCGGTGTCATATACCGCGCACCCCCCTGCGACAACCGAAAGCTTCGCCGGAAGTAGTACGTTGTTATGCTTAATGTTTTAATCCTGCGCCTCGATCGGGTCGGGGCTCAGCCTTCGCCGCGTCCGGGAGGGGCTTCGCCGTCGATCACGTTGCGCGGCCACACCGCGCTGACGCGCGCGCCGCCGGAATCGGGATTGACCGCGGCGACCGTCGCGCCGGTCTGTTCGAGCAAGGTCTTGGCGATGAAGAAGCCGAGCCCCATGCCCTCGTGCTTGTCGAGCGTGCCGGTCGGGCCGATCTCGGTCTCGCCGAGCGCGAAATGGCCGGGGCGCGAGGTGATGTAGGGCTCGCCAATGCGCTCGAAAATCTCCGGCGCGAAGCCCGGGCCGTCATCCTCCACCGCGATGCGCAGCAGGCTCGCATTCCAGCGCGCCTGGATGCACACCCGGCTCTGCGCGAAATCGGCGGCGTTCTCGATGATGTTGCCGAGGCCGTGCAGGAGCTCCGGCGCGCGCCACACTTGCGGCATGGCATCACCTTCGACATCGGGCCTGATCTCGATGGCGATCTCCAAGTCTTCGCCGCGATAGGGCTCGGCGAGGTCTTCGAGGAAGGCGCCCAGCGGCAGGCGCGCGGTCTCGCCCAGAAGCGTCTCTTCCGGATTGGCGAGGCGGGCGAGGATGGCGCGGCAGCGCTCGGCCTGCTCGCGCAGCAGCGCCGCGTCCTCGGCCTCCGGCGAGCCGCGCGGCAGGGCGCGTTCGAGCTCGCGCGCCACCACCGCGATGGTGCCGAGCGGCGTGCCCAGCTCATGCGCCGCCGCGGTCGCCAGCGCGCCGATCGAGGCCAGGCGATGCTCGCGCGACAGCGCGAGCTGCGTCGCCGCCAGGCCCGCCGACATCCGCGCGCCCTCGCTCGCGATGCGCCAGGAATAGATCGAGGTGAATCCGATGCCGATCACCAGCGAGGCCCAGATGCCCGCCAAGTACAGCGTCGGCAGGACCAGCGCCTCGCCCGCCGCCCAGGGCAGCGGCTTGTGCAACACCGAGATCACGCAGACCGAGGCGAAGGCGATGCCGGCCAGGATCAGCGTATTGCCGAGATTGAGCGTCGCGGCCGCGATCACCACCGGCGCCAGGAACATCAGCGCGAAGGGATTCATGATCCCGCCGGTCAGATAGAGCAGCGCCGCGAGCTGCAGCACGTCGAAGCCGAGATAGCCCGTCGCCTCGCGATTGGTGAGGCGGTGGCTCGCCGGATAGCGCAGCGTGAGCACGATATTGACGACCACGCTGGCCGCGATCGCGCCGGCGCATTGCAGAAGCGGGAGCGAATAGCCGAAGCCGAAATAGACGATGAACAGCGCCGCCGACTGGCCGCCCACCGCCATCCAGCGCAGATTGGACAGCGTGCGCAGCCGCACCCGTCCGCGCGCCGCCGAGGCCGGCGTCGCGGTGAAAGTCCGAAGCCTTGCCCGGTCCGTGTCGCTCACGCGCGCCGATTCGCCTCTTTCGCTCGAGGCATCCTGCCATTATCAAACGCCCGGCGCGCGGTTCAATCGCGGCACCCCAGACGGTTCCATGCGGCGCATTTCGGTCATTCTCATCCCGGTCCTTCTCCTGCTGGCGCTGCTTCTGGGCGCCGCGCTGTGGCGGGTGAGCGATACGCTGCCGGGGCTCGGCCGCGTCGTCGGAACCGGAACGCCGGCGATCGGGGCGCCCTTCGCGCTGACCGACCAGGACGGCAGGACGCGGCGCTCCGCGGAATTCCGCGGCCGCTACATGCTGATCTATTTCGGCTATTCCTATTGCCCCGATGTCTGCCCGACGACCCTGGCGATGATCGGCGAGGCGCTCGCCAAGCTCGGTAGCCGGCAGGACCGGATCGTTCCGATCTTCATCACCGTCGATCCGCAGCGCGATACGCCGGCGCAGCTCAAGACCTATCTGAAGGCATTCGGGCCGCAGTTCGTCGGGCTGACCGGCGACGCCAGGGCGATCGCGAAAGTGGCGGGCGACTACCGCGTCTATTTCAAGAAGCAGCCCCTGCCCGGCAGCGGCTACGGCATGGATCACTCCAACGTGATCTATCTGATGGGCCCGGACGGACGCTTCGTCACCTATTGGGACGACACCGCCATCGGCCCGGACAAACTCGCCGAAGAATTGCGCGCGCGGCTTTAGGGAATGACGGGCTTGCCGTCCTTCATCTCGACCAGGCCCATGCCGTTGCCGGCCGGGTCCTTGAACAGGCCGATCACCGCCACGCCCTTCGCCTCGAAACGCGGTACGATGACGGTGCCGCCGGCGGCCGTCACCTGCGCCAGCGCCGCCGTCACGTCGGGCACCCCGAGATAGAGGATCTTGTCGGCCGGGTCCTTGCGCAGCGTGCCGTCCAGCCCGGCATTCTTGATCGCGCCCGACGGATCGATGGTCCAGCCGAACACGCCGGCATAGAAGGCGTGCTGCTTGTCCTGGTCGGGGCCGGCGATATCGAAGAACACGATGGGGGCAGGGGTCACGAGTGTCTCCTTGGGATCGGCGGCGCGCGCCGCAACGGGCGCCAGCAGGATCAGGACGGCGAGCAGCGCGTTGCGCATCGGTTCACCCCGGCATCAGATGTTGGGCATGTCCAATCCTGCCTGAACGGCGGCGGCGATCAAGGTGTTCCGCATCAGGCAGACGATGGTCATGGCGCCGACGCCGCCCGGCACCGGCGTTATATAGGACGCGACCGCGGCCGCCGGCTCGTAATCGACGTCGCCGACGATCTTCGTCTTGCCGCCGCCCAGATCGATCCGGTTGATGCCGACGTCGATCACCGCCGCGCCGGGCTTCACCCAATCGGCCTTCACCAGCCCCGGCTTGCCGATGGCGGCGACCAGGATGTCGGCGCGGCGCGCCAGCGCGGGCAGGTCGCGCGAGCGCGAATGCGCCATGGTGACGGTGGCGTTGGCGGCGAGCAGAAGCTGCGCCGCCGGCTTGCCGAACAACAGCGAGCGGCCGATCACGATGGCGTCCTTGCCGGCGATATCGCCGACATACTCTTTCAGCAGCATCATCACGCCCGCCGGGGTGCAGGACACCAGCGCGGCGCGCCCGCTCATCAGCAGGCCCGCATTGGTCGGCGTCAGCGCGTCGACGTCCTTCGCCGGATCGAGCGTGTCGAGCACCGCGGCTTCGCGCACCTGCGACGGCAGCGGCATCTGGACCAAAATTCCGTGTACGGATTTGTCGGCGTTGAGCGCCCGGACGCGCGCCAGAACCTCGGCCTCCGACGCGTCGGCGGGGAGGGAGAAGTGCAGCGACTTGAAGCCGATGGCCTCGGCCGTCCTGCCCTTGTTGCGGACATAGACCTCGCTCGCCGGATCGTTGCCGACCAGCACGGTGGCGAGGCCCGGCACGATGCCGTGGGCGCTCTTCAGCGCTGCGGTCTCGGCCACGATGCGCTCGCGCAGCTTCGCGGCGGCGGCTTTTCCGTCGATGATCTTGGCGGTCACTTGGCAGCTCCGATGGTCTCCAGCCGCCGGATGGTGTCGGCGGCGGGCGCGGCGATGGCGATGGTCTTCAGGCGCGAGGTTTGCCCCGCGACGATTTCGATTGTGGTCTTGCGCACGTCAAGCGTCTTTGCCAGCAGCGCAATCAAAGCCGCATTGGCCTTGCCGTCCTCCGGCGGCGAAGCGACGCGGGCTTTCAGATGCTCGCTCCCATCGGCGCCCACGCTCCAGCCCTCGACGGCATCGCGGCCGCCTTTCGGCGTCAGGCGCAGCGCGAAGAGGATGCCGCCGTCCCGGGCCCGCACGCGCGCCATCGCCGTCAGCGCGGGTACATCAGATAGAGGATGAGGTTGTTGAGGAAGATGCGCAGCAGCTCGACGCAGATCCACACGATGATGGGCGACAGGTCGAGGCCGCGGATCGGCGGGATGATCCGGCGCACCTGGCGGAACACCGGCTCGGTCAAGGCGTCCAGGATCTGCATGATCTGGCGCGCCACCGGATTGCGGATGTTGAGAATGCCGAACGCGACCAGCCAGCTCGCGACCACCGCGATGATGATGATCATGATGTAGAGGTCCGCGACCGTGTTCACGAGCCACAGCAGCGGGGAGAGGAAGACGTTTGCCATCGAAGGAAAGAGGCCTTTCGCCAATCGCGTGAGCGCCCTTGTACTGGCTGGCTCGCCGCATTCCAAGCGCGCGGGAACCGGGCGGCGGCGTCAGATGCGCCGATTTCCCGGTGTTTTCGCCAGCCTTGACACGCGAAGGGCCCGCTCCCTACATACCCGCCGCGCCGGGCGACCGGCGTTCAAGCGTGGTTCGGGGCTGTAGCTCAGTTGGGAGAGCGCCTCGTTCGCAATGAGGAGGCCAGCGGTTCGATTCCGCTCAGCTCCACCAATCTACGCTGCGCAGCAGCGGAGATTGCCCTCCGAAGCTCCGCAGGAGCGTAGGAGGGCCGAGCCACGGACCTGCGCAGCTTCGATTGGCAGGCCAACCGATTCCATCCGCCTACTTCCCCGCATAGCTCACCCGCCACACCACGTTCCCGGCATCGTCGGCGATCAGGAGGCTGCCGTCCTTGGCGACGGCGAGGCCGGCGGGGCGGCCCCAGACCTCGGCCGGGTCGCCCGGCTTGGACGCACCGTTCCAGAAGCCGGTGACGAAATTCTCGTAGCCGCCCAAGGGCCGGCCGTTCTTGAACGGCACCAGCACCACCTTGTAGCCGGTCGGCGCGCCGGCGTTCCACGAGCCGTGCAGCGCCACGAAG from Rhizomicrobium sp. carries:
- a CDS encoding ferritin-like domain-containing protein, which translates into the protein MVQITKDNAYDAVAPDDFPAMLNPARYNVRSTAFDKIISATHDHFWDPLDKKYIDFGAPYDATEKMIMPENFFPIFHTRIGDTMTREQKIKFANEATRWQLSAILHGEQGALALSASLCHILRDPGAQEYAANQTREEARHVTAFAAYIKSRWGTPLPCGPTLQSLLTEMVGAPEVYKKIVGMQMLVEGLAMGAFATLYQNAQDPLLVKLCQLVMTDEAFHHKFGKIWADRTIPKLSKDEQALVEDWAAQCFQTLLFNLINAEQMQTVYDSVGIDWQDARAAIMEAFTDDDRREGMKQSANIFRVLIKTLLNAGIITERTKAFYGMYVDMDELKKEGDRMVGDDIAEEGIRYLQTINFADRSKGGELLAAE
- a CDS encoding class I SAM-dependent methyltransferase, with the protein product MDRRFDDGSAGDADYGAIGPGYADFRRPEPRIAAFLHAALGDAKTVLNVGAGAGSYEPSDRIVTAVEPSAQMRAQRPAHLPRAIDAVAEKLPFADGAFDAAMTTFSVHQWPDLAAGLKEVRRVTRGPVAVMTGDPERLDCFWLNDYAPEVIATEARRYPPVAAFAPLGGRIEAMNIPIPLDCSDGFNEAYYGRPEMLLDPKARRACSAWSFVASEAVARFERDLARDLASGAWDAKHGALRATPVFHGSLLLIVSRP
- a CDS encoding M24 family metallopeptidase; the protein is MSIGSERGRRARLEEAEAKGLALFDAIEREGLIVPGKREDELSAEIHALARDRFGVKAHWHKRIVRAGPNTVCIFSDDPPVHTIAEDDLVYLDLGPVIADWEADLGRTYALGRDPQKTALVADLPRLFDIVAAHYHAAPDITCEALYAFAQKTAEAAGWLFGGEIAGHTIQGRFPHPPVPRAGRLIAAGNASRMRDPDAKGEERHWILEIHLVDKARTFGGFYERLL
- a CDS encoding MmcB family DNA repair protein, with amino-acid sequence MALVSTANAAEVARGVSRLLLQLGFSPILEFTLANGRRLDVAALGADGTLLGVEIKVALADLRGDTKWPDYLEFCEHFYFAIPPDFPDEHVPPGTGLIVADKYGGAIVRHATPAPVHASRRKAVMLRFAKVAADRLATLLEFAEDPRQPAVLPDAGH
- a CDS encoding MmcQ/YjbR family DNA-binding protein; protein product: MPVTKADLKRIALSFPGAREEPSYGRPAFKIEKKFFTRLRREDDSIVWVVDSIDERDHLLEMDPKTYFITDHYKNHPSVLVRIARIDKPMLRKMLERRWRAVAPKKLIRAVEEASAKTLRTGAAARRKR
- a CDS encoding ActR/PrrA/RegA family redox response regulator transcription factor yields the protein MSGDEKTLLLVEDDRPLRERLARAMEARGFTVMIAEGVAEGKARAKEAPPAYAVVDLKLDDGNGLDVVETLHVVRPDSRVVVLTGFGNIATAVAAVKYGAIDYLPKPADADDILAALMAQPGSKPKPPENPMSADRVRWEHIQRVYELCGHNVSETARRLNMHRRTLQRILAKRSPR
- a CDS encoding ActS/PrrB/RegB family redox-sensitive histidine kinase — encoded protein: MSDTDRARLRTFTATPASAARGRVRLRTLSNLRWMAVGGQSAALFIVYFGFGYSLPLLQCAGAIAASVVVNIVLTLRYPASHRLTNREATGYLGFDVLQLAALLYLTGGIMNPFALMFLAPVVIAAATLNLGNTLILAGIAFASVCVISVLHKPLPWAAGEALVLPTLYLAGIWASLVIGIGFTSIYSWRIASEGARMSAGLAATQLALSREHRLASIGALATAAAHELGTPLGTIAVVARELERALPRGSPEAEDAALLREQAERCRAILARLANPEETLLGETARLPLGAFLEDLAEPYRGEDLEIAIEIRPDVEGDAMPQVWRAPELLHGLGNIIENAADFAQSRVCIQARWNASLLRIAVEDDGPGFAPEIFERIGEPYITSRPGHFALGETEIGPTGTLDKHEGMGLGFFIAKTLLEQTGATVAAVNPDSGGARVSAVWPRNVIDGEAPPGRGEG
- a CDS encoding SCO family protein, which produces MRRISVILIPVLLLLALLLGAALWRVSDTLPGLGRVVGTGTPAIGAPFALTDQDGRTRRSAEFRGRYMLIYFGYSYCPDVCPTTLAMIGEALAKLGSRQDRIVPIFITVDPQRDTPAQLKTYLKAFGPQFVGLTGDARAIAKVAGDYRVYFKKQPLPGSGYGMDHSNVIYLMGPDGRFVTYWDDTAIGPDKLAEELRARL
- a CDS encoding VOC family protein, coding for MRNALLAVLILLAPVAARAADPKETLVTPAPIVFFDIAGPDQDKQHAFYAGVFGWTIDPSGAIKNAGLDGTLRKDPADKILYLGVPDVTAALAQVTAAGGTVIVPRFEAKGVAVIGLFKDPAGNGMGLVEMKDGKPVIP
- the folD gene encoding bifunctional methylenetetrahydrofolate dehydrogenase/methenyltetrahydrofolate cyclohydrolase FolD; protein product: MTAKIIDGKAAAAKLRERIVAETAALKSAHGIVPGLATVLVGNDPASEVYVRNKGRTAEAIGFKSLHFSLPADASEAEVLARVRALNADKSVHGILVQMPLPSQVREAAVLDTLDPAKDVDALTPTNAGLLMSGRAALVSCTPAGVMMLLKEYVGDIAGKDAIVIGRSLLFGKPAAQLLLAANATVTMAHSRSRDLPALARRADILVAAIGKPGLVKADWVKPGAAVIDVGINRIDLGGGKTKIVGDVDYEPAAAVASYITPVPGGVGAMTIVCLMRNTLIAAAVQAGLDMPNI
- a CDS encoding DUF167 family protein gives rise to the protein MRARDGGILFALRLTPKGGRDAVEGWSVGADGSEHLKARVASPPEDGKANAALIALLAKTLDVRKTTIEIVAGQTSRLKTIAIAAPAADTIRRLETIGAAK
- a CDS encoding YggT family protein, whose amino-acid sequence is MANVFLSPLLWLVNTVADLYIMIIIIAVVASWLVAFGILNIRNPVARQIMQILDALTEPVFRQVRRIIPPIRGLDLSPIIVWICVELLRIFLNNLILYLMYPR